A single region of the Arthrobacter sp. zg-Y20 genome encodes:
- a CDS encoding DNA topoisomerase (ATP-hydrolyzing): MARRQPVSKSAPGEVIAENIIDIDVTTEMEGSFLEYAYSVIYSRALPDARDGLKPVQRRILYMMSDMGLRPDRGHVKSARVVGEVMGKLHPHGDTAIYDAMVRMAQDWALRLPLIDGHGNFGSLDDGPAAARYTEARLAAPALTMTDHLDEDVVDFVPNYDNQLEQPEVLPAAFPNLLVNGATGIAVGMATNMAPHNLGEVIAATRHLIANPDAGLDELMRFIPGPDLPSGGRIVGLEGIRDAYATGRGSFKTRAKVEVEQLTARRTGLVVTELPYMVGPEKVIEKIKDAVTSKKLQGISDIVDLTDRSHGLRLVIELKNGFNPNAVLAQLYKFTPMEDSFGINNVTLVDGQPRTLGLVELLQVYVAHRIGVVRRRTAYRLGRKKDRLHLVEGLLIAIVDIDEVIQIIRSSDETAQARQRLMAVYDLTEIQANHILELRLRQLTKYSRIELEKEQDELRKAIEELEAILGSEELLRSLVSDELGEVAAKYATPRRTVLLESEAASPLKGAAVAAAAAGATGKGAKAVLPLEIPDDPCWAILSTSGQVARTSDQDPLAESGQRVRHDVFRSVVKTTARGEIGALTSSGRMIRVQVLDLPALPSTAGLPNLAGGVPAKEFMTLAKGEKLVGLVPLNEVVALGTRNGVVKRVNPDYPLNRDDWEAVTLKPKDEVVGAAVAANETDELVFITRSAQLLHFPASAVRAQGRTAGGVAGIKLAADDAVVYFGVVAADDPDAVVVTVSTAAETLPGTPGGSVKVTPFEEFPAKGRATAGVRAHRFLKGEDALVVAWAGHGPAKAAAANGVARALPTEHGRRDGSGVPLANAVDAVGPSQG, translated from the coding sequence ATGGCCCGGCGCCAACCCGTCTCCAAGTCCGCACCCGGCGAAGTGATCGCCGAGAACATCATCGATATTGATGTCACCACCGAGATGGAAGGCTCGTTCCTCGAATACGCCTACTCGGTCATCTATTCGCGCGCCCTTCCGGATGCGCGGGACGGGCTGAAGCCCGTCCAGCGCCGCATCCTGTACATGATGTCCGACATGGGGCTGCGCCCGGACCGCGGGCATGTGAAGTCCGCCCGCGTGGTGGGCGAGGTAATGGGCAAGCTGCACCCGCACGGTGACACGGCCATTTACGACGCCATGGTGCGCATGGCGCAGGACTGGGCGCTGCGCCTGCCGCTGATCGACGGGCACGGCAACTTCGGTTCGCTCGACGACGGCCCTGCCGCCGCCCGGTACACCGAGGCCCGGCTGGCGGCCCCCGCGCTGACCATGACGGACCACCTCGATGAAGACGTAGTGGACTTTGTGCCCAACTACGACAACCAGCTGGAACAGCCCGAAGTGCTGCCCGCCGCCTTCCCGAACCTGCTGGTTAACGGCGCCACGGGCATTGCCGTGGGCATGGCCACCAATATGGCCCCGCACAACCTGGGCGAAGTCATTGCCGCCACCCGTCACCTGATCGCCAATCCCGATGCCGGGCTGGATGAACTGATGCGGTTCATTCCCGGCCCCGACCTGCCCTCCGGCGGACGGATCGTGGGCTTGGAGGGCATCCGGGATGCCTACGCCACGGGCCGCGGATCCTTCAAGACCCGCGCCAAGGTCGAAGTGGAACAGCTGACCGCCCGCCGCACCGGCCTGGTGGTGACGGAACTGCCGTACATGGTGGGCCCGGAAAAGGTCATCGAAAAAATCAAGGACGCCGTCACGTCCAAGAAGCTGCAGGGCATTTCCGACATTGTGGACCTGACGGACCGCAGCCACGGGCTGCGGCTGGTGATCGAGCTGAAAAACGGGTTCAATCCCAATGCCGTGCTGGCGCAGCTGTACAAGTTCACGCCCATGGAGGATTCCTTCGGCATCAACAACGTGACCCTGGTGGACGGCCAGCCGCGCACCCTGGGCCTGGTGGAGCTGCTGCAGGTGTACGTGGCCCACCGCATCGGCGTGGTCCGCCGCCGGACCGCTTACCGGCTGGGCCGGAAGAAGGACCGGCTGCACCTGGTCGAGGGCCTGCTGATCGCCATTGTGGACATTGACGAAGTCATCCAGATCATCCGGTCCTCGGATGAGACCGCTCAGGCCCGCCAGCGGCTGATGGCCGTGTACGACCTGACGGAGATCCAGGCCAACCACATCCTGGAACTGCGGCTGCGCCAGCTGACCAAGTACTCCCGCATTGAGTTGGAGAAGGAACAGGACGAGCTGCGCAAGGCCATCGAGGAGCTGGAAGCCATCCTGGGCTCTGAAGAGCTCCTGCGTTCCCTGGTCTCGGACGAGCTGGGCGAGGTAGCGGCCAAGTACGCCACGCCGCGGCGCACCGTGCTGCTGGAATCCGAGGCTGCCTCCCCGCTGAAGGGCGCCGCCGTCGCCGCCGCTGCTGCAGGCGCCACCGGCAAGGGGGCCAAAGCCGTCCTGCCGCTGGAAATCCCGGACGACCCCTGCTGGGCCATCCTCTCCACCTCGGGCCAGGTGGCCCGCACCTCGGACCAGGACCCGCTGGCTGAAAGCGGCCAGCGGGTGCGCCACGACGTCTTCCGCTCCGTGGTGAAGACCACGGCGCGCGGCGAGATAGGCGCGCTGACCTCCAGCGGCCGGATGATCCGCGTGCAGGTGCTGGATTTGCCGGCCCTGCCCTCCACCGCCGGGCTGCCGAACCTGGCCGGCGGGGTTCCCGCGAAGGAGTTCATGACCCTGGCCAAGGGCGAGAAACTGGTTGGCCTGGTGCCGCTGAATGAAGTAGTGGCACTGGGCACCCGCAACGGCGTGGTGAAGCGCGTGAACCCGGATTACCCGTTGAACCGGGACGATTGGGAAGCCGTCACGCTCAAGCCGAAGGACGAGGTGGTAGGTGCTGCGGTGGCCGCGAACGAGACCGATGAACTGGTCTTCATCACCCGTTCGGCGCAGCTGCTGCACTTCCCGGCGTCCGCCGTCCGTGCCCAGGGCCGCACGGCCGGCGGCGTGGCCGGCATCAAGCTGGCAGCCGACGACGCCGTGGTGTACTTCGGAGTGGTGGCCGCGGATGATCCCGATGCGGTAGTGGTGACGGTGTCCACCGCCGCCGAAACCCTGCCGGGCACACCCGGCGGCTCCGTCAAGGTGACGCCGTTCGAGGAATTCCCCGCCAAGGGCCGCGCTACTGCCGGTGTCCGGGCGCACCGTTTCCTGAAGGGCGAAGACGCTCTGGTGGTGGCCTGGGCCGGGCACGGACCAGCCAAGGCAGCTGCTGCCAACGGCGTAGCCCGGGCGCTGCCCACCGAGCACGGGCGCCGGGACGGGTCCGGGGTGCCGCTGGCCAATGCAGTGGACGCCGTCGGCCCCAGCCAAGGCTAG
- a CDS encoding heavy metal translocating P-type ATPase, with protein MDTQELVNNNARAVELDIQGMTCASCVARVERKLGKIEGVEASVNLPLESARVTAPASVTDQQILDAVNSAGYQARLKTRAGNSAAHGAHAEGSHAGEDHLAHGSHAGEDHLAHGGSGEDHMSHGGTAAQLRPRLIAAAVLSVPILLISMVPALAFPNWGWVAALLALPVVTWSAWPFHRAAAINARHLASTMDTLVAIGVAASYLFSVGELLADPGLTADPGMGADPHLYFEVASVVVTFLLLGRYLEANAKTKASDALKSLLSLGAKDATVLRGGEEIRIPADQLAVGDIAVVRPGEKIPADGVVVDGRSAVDASLITGESLPVEVDVDSPVTGATINTSGRLLVRATRVGSETTLAQMGRLVSDAQSGKAPIARLADRISAVFVPVVLGIAVLTFLLWLFFAGDLQAAFVAAVAVLVIACPCALGLATPVGLLTGTGRGAQLGILIKGPQVLEDTRTVDTIVLDKTGTITTGKLSVARVRLLDSAPADLTQDGLLRLAGSVEDAGEHPIARAIAASARSGPGTVSVAGFDSAPGGGVRGTADGRSVVAGRPAWLDENGVDLPDGAYAALRQEQAAGSTAVLVAVDGHAAGIISLQDTLKDGSAAAIARFRSLGLRPVLLTGDNAVVAAHVAEQVGIPAEDVLADVRPEGKVEAVRRFQDQGRTVAMAGDGVNDAAALAQADLGIAMGTGTDVAMEAADLTVMGSDLGQVATAIELSRRTLATIKTNLFWAFFYNAVGIPVAAFGLLNPMIAGAAMAASSVLVVGNSLRLRSFGKQHAQ; from the coding sequence ATGGACACCCAGGAACTGGTGAACAACAACGCCAGGGCCGTTGAGCTCGATATCCAGGGCATGACGTGCGCCTCCTGCGTGGCACGGGTGGAACGCAAGCTCGGCAAGATCGAAGGCGTGGAAGCATCGGTTAACCTGCCGCTGGAAAGCGCGCGCGTAACGGCACCGGCTTCAGTGACGGACCAGCAGATCCTCGACGCGGTGAACTCTGCCGGTTACCAGGCACGGTTGAAGACCCGGGCCGGCAACTCCGCCGCGCATGGTGCGCATGCGGAGGGCAGCCACGCAGGCGAGGACCATCTGGCCCACGGCAGCCACGCAGGCGAGGACCATCTGGCCCACGGCGGCTCAGGCGAGGACCATATGTCCCACGGCGGGACCGCAGCACAGCTGCGTCCGCGGCTGATTGCCGCCGCCGTCCTCAGCGTGCCGATCCTGCTGATTTCCATGGTTCCGGCCCTGGCCTTCCCCAACTGGGGCTGGGTGGCCGCACTGCTGGCCCTGCCTGTGGTGACGTGGTCCGCGTGGCCCTTCCACCGGGCCGCGGCCATCAACGCCAGGCACCTGGCGTCCACCATGGATACCCTCGTGGCGATCGGCGTCGCGGCCTCGTATCTGTTCTCGGTGGGCGAGCTGCTGGCCGATCCGGGGCTGACCGCAGACCCGGGCATGGGCGCGGACCCGCACCTGTACTTCGAAGTGGCGTCGGTGGTGGTGACCTTCCTGCTGCTGGGCCGCTACCTGGAGGCCAACGCCAAGACCAAGGCATCGGACGCATTGAAATCGCTCCTGAGCCTAGGTGCCAAGGACGCGACCGTGCTGCGCGGCGGAGAGGAAATCCGGATCCCGGCGGACCAGCTTGCCGTGGGCGACATTGCCGTAGTCCGGCCCGGGGAGAAAATCCCGGCCGACGGTGTCGTGGTGGACGGCCGTTCCGCCGTTGATGCGTCCCTGATCACCGGCGAATCCCTGCCGGTGGAAGTGGACGTGGACAGCCCCGTTACCGGGGCGACCATTAATACTTCGGGCCGGCTGCTGGTCCGGGCCACCCGTGTGGGCAGCGAAACCACATTGGCGCAGATGGGCCGCCTGGTCAGCGATGCCCAGTCCGGCAAGGCGCCCATTGCGCGGCTCGCTGACCGGATCAGTGCAGTTTTTGTGCCGGTGGTGCTGGGCATTGCGGTGCTGACCTTCCTGCTCTGGCTGTTCTTCGCCGGTGACCTGCAGGCAGCGTTCGTGGCTGCGGTTGCCGTGCTCGTTATTGCATGCCCCTGTGCCCTGGGGCTGGCCACACCCGTGGGCCTGCTGACCGGTACCGGGCGGGGTGCCCAGCTGGGCATCCTCATCAAGGGCCCGCAGGTGCTGGAAGACACCCGCACCGTGGACACCATCGTGCTGGACAAGACCGGAACCATCACCACCGGCAAGCTGTCCGTGGCACGGGTCCGGCTCCTGGACAGTGCCCCCGCGGACCTGACGCAGGACGGGCTGCTGCGCCTGGCCGGCTCGGTGGAAGATGCCGGGGAGCATCCCATTGCCCGGGCCATCGCGGCCTCCGCCCGCTCCGGCCCGGGCACCGTCTCCGTCGCCGGATTCGATTCGGCTCCCGGCGGAGGGGTGCGCGGCACCGCTGACGGCCGCAGCGTTGTTGCCGGACGTCCGGCCTGGCTGGATGAGAACGGCGTCGACCTGCCCGACGGCGCGTATGCGGCACTGCGCCAGGAGCAGGCTGCCGGTTCGACGGCGGTGCTGGTGGCGGTGGACGGGCACGCGGCCGGCATCATCTCGCTGCAGGACACCCTGAAGGACGGCTCGGCGGCTGCCATTGCCAGGTTCCGCAGCCTGGGCCTGCGTCCGGTGCTGCTGACCGGTGACAACGCCGTGGTGGCGGCCCACGTGGCGGAACAGGTCGGCATTCCGGCGGAAGACGTCCTCGCGGACGTCCGCCCGGAAGGCAAGGTGGAGGCAGTCCGGCGGTTCCAGGACCAGGGACGTACCGTGGCCATGGCCGGCGACGGCGTGAACGACGCCGCGGCGCTGGCGCAGGCCGACCTCGGCATTGCCATGGGCACGGGCACCGACGTTGCCATGGAAGCGGCGGACCTGACCGTGATGGGCAGCGACCTGGGCCAGGTGGCCACCGCCATCGAGCTGTCCCGGCGTACGCTGGCGACCATCAAGACCAACCTGTTCTGGGCCTTCTTCTATAACGCTGTGGGCATCCCGGTAGCGGCTTTCGGGCTGTTGAACCCGATGATTGCCGGAGCAGCGATGGCCGCCAGTTCGGTGCTGGTGGTGGGTAACTCGCTGCGGCTGCGCAGCTTCGGCAAACAGCACGCCCAGTAG